In Andreesenia angusta, the following are encoded in one genomic region:
- the hemW gene encoding radical SAM family heme chaperone HemW — MHGELGVYIHIPFCKSKCYYCDFNSVACQAEESDYMAHLEKEIALYRGEIERMGIRTVFLGGGTPTAVSSKSIASVLKLLRDLNGDRDIEEITIEGNPATFTREKLLDYASSGVNRVSLGVQSLNDKLLKAIGRTHSAADVYSTVALIRECGIENINLDIMFGLPNQRYADVEETVLKVMELGVEHISYYSLKLEEGTRLYELEEKNMLELPDEDEERAMYHGISKLLEERGYAQYEISNYAKPGYECIHNLGYWKLRPYIGLGLSAASNTGGKRYSNTSGFEEYYRAIDAGEIPVDSESIDEIDREMEMAEYMILGLRLNEGVLYSDFYKRYGKGLDSVYGETMAEFKKRGMLELGGGRIKLTEMGRDLSNQLFAELLP, encoded by the coding sequence TTGCATGGAGAACTAGGTGTATATATCCATATACCGTTTTGCAAGAGCAAATGCTACTACTGCGACTTCAACTCGGTAGCTTGTCAAGCTGAAGAGAGCGACTATATGGCGCACCTTGAAAAGGAAATAGCGCTCTACAGAGGCGAGATAGAGAGAATGGGTATAAGAACTGTATTTCTGGGAGGTGGCACGCCTACAGCTGTGTCCTCTAAAAGCATAGCCAGTGTGCTGAAGCTGCTTAGAGACTTAAACGGAGACAGGGATATAGAGGAGATAACTATAGAGGGAAACCCGGCTACTTTCACAAGAGAGAAGCTTCTAGACTATGCAAGCTCCGGGGTGAACAGGGTGAGCCTCGGAGTGCAGAGCTTGAACGACAAGCTGCTGAAGGCTATAGGCAGGACACATAGCGCCGCAGATGTATACAGCACTGTAGCGCTTATCAGAGAGTGCGGTATAGAGAATATAAACCTGGATATAATGTTCGGGCTTCCAAATCAGCGATATGCAGATGTAGAAGAGACTGTACTCAAAGTCATGGAGCTGGGAGTCGAGCATATATCGTACTACAGCTTGAAGCTTGAAGAAGGCACTCGCCTCTACGAGCTGGAGGAAAAAAACATGCTGGAGCTTCCGGACGAGGACGAGGAGCGGGCGATGTACCACGGCATTTCAAAGCTGCTTGAAGAGCGAGGGTATGCGCAGTACGAGATATCCAACTACGCAAAGCCGGGCTACGAGTGCATCCACAACTTGGGCTACTGGAAGCTCAGACCGTATATAGGACTTGGGCTTTCAGCAGCTTCCAATACAGGCGGAAAGAGGTATTCCAACACATCTGGGTTTGAGGAGTACTACAGGGCTATTGACGCAGGAGAGATACCTGTGGATAGCGAGAGCATAGACGAGATAGACAGAGAGATGGAGATGGCCGAGTATATGATACTGGGACTTAGGCTTAATGAGGGAGTCTTGTATTCTGATTTTTACAAGAGATACGGTAAAGGCCTAGATAGTGTGTATGGAGAGACAATGGCAGAGTTTAAAAAGAGAGGCATGCTTGAGCTAGGCGGCGGCAGGATAAAGCTTACAGAGATGGGGAGAGACCTTTCAAACCAGCTGTTTGCAGAGCTGCTGCCTTAG
- the hrcA gene encoding heat-inducible transcriptional repressor HrcA, with protein MTLDKRKLQVLHAIIRNYVMTGEPVGSRTISKNYDLGVSSATIRNEMSDLEDLGFLVQPYTSAGRIPSDQGYRLYVNEVLPFLEQEMSEYGAMVRDINKKVNRIEELLQTTLKILSDTTNYTSIALAPQTDNTVLEKIQVVKLDRHRIMVILVADSGAIQNEIFRTEEEIDEDQLFIINNFLNSKLKGSRFSEVEGRIKAEDSLKHQNPMVDIILPMVKGSMKSVEDAELYLEGIANILNFPEYSDIEKIKSFLGFMEDKNRVLKLMDGAPRGDLEVKIGSENLDEELKDCSIITAVYSIDGNTIGKIGVIGPTRMDYLRIMAIIKSVTQELNQIIKQYLLK; from the coding sequence ATGACGCTTGATAAGAGGAAACTGCAAGTTCTGCATGCTATTATACGCAATTACGTGATGACAGGGGAGCCGGTAGGGTCAAGGACTATTTCCAAAAACTACGACCTGGGAGTAAGCTCGGCTACCATAAGAAACGAGATGTCGGACTTGGAAGACTTGGGCTTTCTAGTTCAGCCCTACACCTCGGCTGGAAGGATTCCCTCCGACCAGGGATACAGGCTGTATGTAAACGAAGTGCTGCCTTTTCTAGAGCAAGAGATGAGCGAGTACGGGGCCATGGTTCGGGATATAAACAAGAAGGTAAACAGGATAGAGGAATTGCTCCAGACGACTCTCAAGATACTGTCAGACACCACAAACTACACATCTATAGCATTAGCGCCTCAGACAGACAATACGGTTTTAGAGAAAATCCAAGTGGTGAAGCTGGACCGCCACAGGATAATGGTGATACTGGTCGCAGACTCGGGAGCCATACAGAACGAGATATTCAGGACAGAGGAAGAGATAGATGAAGACCAGCTTTTTATCATAAATAACTTCCTGAACTCGAAGCTGAAGGGCTCTAGGTTTAGTGAAGTGGAGGGCAGAATCAAGGCAGAGGACAGCCTGAAGCACCAGAATCCCATGGTGGACATAATACTGCCGATGGTGAAGGGCTCTATGAAGTCTGTTGAAGATGCAGAGCTCTACCTTGAAGGGATAGCCAATATACTGAACTTCCCAGAGTACAGTGACATAGAGAAGATAAAGAGCTTTCTAGGCTTTATGGAGGACAAGAACAGAGTCCTCAAGCTTATGGACGGAGCTCCGAGAGGTGATCTAGAAGTCAAGATAGGCAGCGAGAACCTCGACGAAGAGCTGAAAGACTGTAGCATAATCACTGCTGTCTACAGCATAGACGGCAACACCATAGGCAAGATAGGTGTCATAGGGCCTACTAGGATGGACTATCTCAGGATAATGGCCATAATAAAGTCGGTCACTCAGGAGTTGAATCAGATAATAAAACAATACTTGCTAAAGTAG
- the grpE gene encoding nucleotide exchange factor GrpE produces the protein MTDIEKEEIIESEEETAEVEGEETVEATESPENSELEKLSAELEEAQNSKLRLQADFDNYRKRVEREKQSLINYAVEGMVSELLPVIDNFERALEVKEADFEGFYQGVEMIKNQFIEALKSQGLEEIEALDQPFDPNYHNAVSQMESEDHDSDIVVQVFQKGYKIKDKVVRPSMVVVSK, from the coding sequence TTGACAGATATAGAAAAAGAGGAAATCATAGAGTCAGAAGAGGAAACAGCAGAGGTAGAAGGAGAAGAGACGGTGGAGGCTACGGAATCACCGGAAAACTCAGAGCTTGAAAAGCTAAGCGCAGAGCTGGAAGAAGCTCAAAACAGCAAGCTCAGGCTTCAGGCGGACTTCGACAACTACAGGAAGCGAGTTGAAAGAGAGAAGCAGAGTCTTATAAACTACGCAGTAGAGGGAATGGTGTCTGAACTGCTGCCTGTAATAGATAACTTTGAAAGGGCGCTCGAGGTAAAGGAGGCTGATTTCGAAGGTTTCTACCAAGGGGTGGAGATGATAAAGAACCAGTTTATAGAGGCCCTTAAAAGCCAAGGCTTAGAGGAGATAGAGGCACTAGATCAGCCGTTTGATCCAAACTACCACAATGCAGTGTCCCAGATGGAGTCTGAAGACCACGATTCAGACATAGTGGTGCAGGTCTTCCAGAAGGGATACAAGATAAAAGACAAGGTAGTAAGGCCTAGCATGGTAGTTGTTTCTAAATAG
- the dnaK gene encoding molecular chaperone DnaK, whose translation MGKIIGIDLGTTNSCVSVMEGGEPVVIPNSEGNRTTPSVVAFTKDGERLVGETAKRQAVTNPDGTVISIKRHMGTDHKVTIGDKTYTPQDISAMILQKLKADAEAYLGETVTDAVITVPAYFSDSQRQATKDAGKIAGLNVQRIINEPTAASLAYGLDKDEENHKIMLFDLGGGTFDVSILELGDGVFDVISTSGDNHLGGDDFDEALVDYIAEEFKKENGVDLRTDKMALQRLKEAAEKAKKELSSSINTNINLPFITATQEGPKHLDMNLSRAKFDEITQSLVERTMGPVKKALSDSGLSTSELDKVILVGGSTRIPAVQDAVKKITGKEAYKGVNPDEVVALGAAIQGGVLSGEVKDVLLLDVTPLSLGIETLGGVFTKLIERNTTIPTNKSQVFSTAADNQNAVDIHILQGEREMAGDNNSLGRFQLTGIPPAPRGVPQIEVTFDIDANGIVNVSAKDLGTGVEQKITITASTNLSDEEIEQKVRDAEQHAEEDKKRKEQIEIRNNADSTIYQTEKTLKEVEDKISADEKAKVEEKLEALKKSLEGDSTEDIKAKTDELMNEFHAISQKMYEQAAQNAESAESAEPKDDNVVDAEYEAVDEDNK comes from the coding sequence ATGGGCAAAATTATAGGAATAGACTTGGGTACAACTAACTCTTGCGTTTCAGTTATGGAAGGTGGAGAGCCGGTAGTAATACCTAACTCAGAGGGAAATAGAACTACTCCATCGGTAGTTGCTTTTACAAAAGATGGAGAGAGACTAGTTGGAGAGACAGCTAAGAGACAGGCTGTTACAAATCCAGATGGAACAGTTATATCTATAAAGAGACATATGGGAACAGACCACAAAGTGACTATAGGAGACAAGACTTACACTCCACAGGATATATCTGCGATGATACTTCAAAAGCTGAAGGCCGATGCAGAAGCTTATCTAGGAGAGACAGTTACAGACGCAGTTATAACTGTGCCTGCATACTTCTCAGACAGCCAGAGACAGGCTACAAAGGACGCAGGAAAGATAGCTGGACTAAACGTTCAGAGGATAATAAACGAGCCTACAGCGGCATCACTTGCATACGGGCTTGACAAGGATGAAGAGAATCACAAGATAATGCTTTTCGACCTTGGTGGAGGTACTTTCGACGTATCTATACTAGAGCTAGGAGACGGAGTTTTCGACGTTATATCTACAAGCGGAGACAACCACTTAGGTGGAGATGACTTCGACGAAGCGCTTGTAGACTATATAGCTGAAGAGTTCAAGAAAGAGAACGGAGTAGACCTTAGAACTGACAAGATGGCGCTTCAAAGACTTAAGGAAGCAGCAGAGAAGGCCAAAAAGGAGCTTTCAAGCTCTATAAACACAAATATAAACCTTCCTTTCATAACAGCTACTCAGGAAGGGCCAAAGCACTTGGACATGAACCTAAGTAGAGCTAAGTTCGACGAGATAACTCAGAGCCTTGTAGAGAGAACTATGGGACCTGTAAAGAAAGCGCTAAGCGATTCAGGACTTTCTACTTCAGAGCTAGACAAGGTTATACTAGTTGGAGGATCGACTAGAATACCGGCAGTTCAAGATGCAGTGAAGAAGATAACAGGAAAAGAAGCATACAAAGGAGTTAACCCAGACGAGGTTGTTGCCCTAGGTGCAGCTATCCAGGGAGGAGTCTTGAGCGGAGAGGTAAAAGACGTACTTCTACTAGACGTAACACCGCTTTCACTTGGAATAGAGACTCTAGGTGGAGTATTTACAAAGCTTATAGAGAGAAACACAACTATCCCTACAAACAAGAGCCAGGTGTTCTCTACAGCGGCAGACAACCAAAACGCCGTGGACATCCACATACTTCAGGGAGAGCGTGAGATGGCTGGAGACAACAATAGCCTTGGAAGATTCCAGCTTACAGGTATACCACCAGCTCCAAGAGGAGTTCCACAGATAGAGGTTACTTTTGACATAGACGCAAACGGAATAGTGAATGTTTCAGCTAAGGACCTTGGAACAGGAGTAGAGCAGAAGATAACTATCACAGCTTCTACAAACCTGAGCGACGAAGAGATAGAGCAGAAAGTAAGAGATGCAGAGCAGCACGCTGAAGAAGACAAGAAGAGAAAAGAGCAGATAGAGATCAGAAACAACGCAGATTCTACTATCTACCAGACAGAGAAGACTCTTAAAGAAGTTGAAGACAAGATATCTGCTGACGAAAAGGCGAAAGTGGAAGAGAAGCTTGAAGCGCTTAAGAAGTCTCTAGAAGGCGACAGCACAGAGGATATAAAGGCCAAGACAGACGAGCTTATGAATGAGTTCCACGCCATATCGCAGAAGATGTACGAGCAGGCTGCGCAAAATGCTGAATCAGCTGAAAGTGCAGAGCCTAAAGACGACAACGTAGTAGATGCAGAATACGAAGCTGTAGACGAAGACAACAAGTAA
- the dnaJ gene encoding molecular chaperone DnaJ — MQKRDYYEVLGVEKGVDEQELKKAYRKLAKKYHPDLNPNDDEAEKNFKEVSEAYEVLSDKEKRAQYDRFGHEGMNQGGYSGYSGGFGDFGDIFGDIFGDMFGGFGGGSRQKKRGPVRGDDIQVGVRITFREAAFGVKKEITIKRDESCETCDGTGAKPGTSKKTCPTCHGTGEVQQVQRTPFGQMMRVGVCPTCKGAGEIIDDPCGKCHGSGKVKKSKTFSVNIPAGVDTGSYIPMRGEGELGEKGGPRGDLYVYIEVEKDSLFERDGDDLRCEIPVSFTQLALGADIEIPTLDGKIKYKIEPGTQTGTVFRFKGKGIKSLRTGREGNLYVKVKVEIPRKLSDRERELLEELSAEFGEETSHGKKGLFDKIKDKFSE, encoded by the coding sequence ATGCAAAAGAGAGACTATTATGAGGTCTTAGGTGTAGAAAAAGGCGTAGACGAGCAGGAGCTGAAGAAAGCCTACAGAAAGCTTGCCAAGAAGTATCACCCGGATTTGAACCCTAATGACGACGAGGCAGAAAAGAACTTCAAAGAAGTCAGCGAGGCATATGAGGTGCTTTCAGACAAGGAAAAGAGAGCGCAGTACGACAGGTTTGGACACGAGGGCATGAACCAGGGCGGTTACAGCGGATATTCGGGAGGATTTGGAGACTTCGGGGATATATTCGGAGACATCTTCGGGGATATGTTCGGAGGCTTCGGAGGCGGATCGAGACAGAAAAAGAGAGGTCCTGTAAGAGGAGACGACATACAGGTAGGAGTCAGAATCACTTTCAGGGAAGCCGCTTTCGGGGTGAAAAAAGAGATAACGATAAAGAGAGACGAGTCTTGCGAGACATGTGATGGTACAGGGGCGAAGCCGGGAACAAGCAAGAAGACTTGTCCTACATGCCATGGAACCGGGGAAGTCCAGCAAGTTCAGAGAACTCCTTTTGGACAGATGATGAGAGTCGGAGTATGTCCGACCTGTAAAGGTGCAGGGGAGATAATAGACGATCCTTGCGGCAAATGCCACGGCTCGGGCAAAGTCAAGAAATCCAAGACTTTCAGCGTAAACATCCCGGCAGGGGTGGATACAGGTTCATATATCCCTATGCGTGGAGAAGGTGAGCTTGGCGAAAAAGGCGGGCCTAGAGGAGACCTCTACGTCTATATAGAGGTCGAAAAAGACAGTCTATTCGAGAGAGACGGAGACGATCTGAGATGCGAGATACCTGTTTCGTTTACGCAGCTGGCATTAGGCGCAGATATAGAGATACCTACGCTAGACGGAAAGATAAAGTACAAGATAGAGCCGGGAACCCAGACAGGCACAGTTTTCAGATTCAAAGGCAAGGGAATCAAGAGCCTTAGAACTGGAAGAGAGGGAAATCTCTACGTCAAGGTGAAAGTGGAGATACCTAGAAAGCTTTCAGACAGAGAGAGGGAGCTGCTAGAGGAGCTTTCGGCGGAGTTTGGAGAAGAAACTTCGCATGGAAAGAAAGGGCTCTTTGACAAGATAAAAGACAAGTTTTCAGAGTAG
- the prmA gene encoding 50S ribosomal protein L11 methyltransferase, whose product MKWIEVQIKTDSENVEIVSGILYDLGVGGLAIEDPRDIEFKAEHPDAWDYIVPEELLSDREPGVVVKAYFPEGEELLETIESIRQRIEVMPKYETGSPFGVVSLSEVFEKDWENSWKKYYKTAKIGERVVVNPSWEEYSPKEGEVVVNLDPGMAFGTGTHETTTLCARALEKVVTPESTVLDVGCGSGILSIIAAKLGASEVVGVDIDEVAVRVSKENIALNGVEDRIDIRQGDLLDVVDKKYDIVVANILAEIIAILNKDIKRCLADDGIFISSGIIKDKVEFVKDSMAESGLEVVEVIELGEWASIVAKIGEIE is encoded by the coding sequence TTGAAATGGATAGAAGTTCAGATAAAGACCGACTCTGAGAATGTAGAAATAGTTTCGGGCATACTGTACGATTTAGGTGTAGGCGGACTTGCCATAGAGGACCCAAGGGATATAGAGTTTAAAGCCGAGCACCCTGACGCCTGGGACTATATAGTTCCTGAAGAGCTGCTTTCAGACAGAGAGCCGGGAGTCGTGGTAAAAGCTTATTTCCCAGAGGGGGAAGAGCTGCTAGAGACTATAGAGTCGATAAGGCAGAGGATAGAGGTAATGCCTAAGTATGAAACAGGCAGTCCTTTCGGAGTGGTGAGCCTTTCAGAGGTGTTTGAAAAAGACTGGGAGAATTCATGGAAGAAGTACTACAAGACTGCCAAAATAGGAGAGCGTGTAGTGGTCAACCCTTCATGGGAAGAGTACAGCCCTAAAGAGGGCGAAGTAGTTGTGAATCTGGATCCAGGGATGGCCTTTGGAACAGGAACACATGAGACTACGACTCTCTGCGCCAGAGCGCTTGAAAAAGTTGTGACTCCAGAGAGCACTGTACTAGACGTAGGCTGCGGAAGTGGGATACTCTCCATAATAGCGGCAAAGCTGGGCGCAAGCGAAGTGGTAGGAGTGGACATAGACGAGGTGGCCGTAAGGGTTTCCAAGGAGAATATAGCTTTAAACGGCGTAGAGGACAGAATAGATATAAGGCAGGGAGATCTGCTAGACGTGGTAGACAAGAAGTACGACATAGTAGTGGCCAATATACTTGCTGAGATAATAGCCATCCTCAACAAAGACATAAAGAGATGCCTTGCGGACGACGGTATTTTCATATCTTCCGGGATAATAAAGGACAAGGTGGAGTTTGTGAAAGACTCCATGGCCGAATCGGGACTTGAAGTAGTGGAAGTCATAGAGCTAGGAGAGTGGGCTTCTATAGTTGCAAAGATAGGAGAAATTGAGTAA